In Syngnathus typhle isolate RoL2023-S1 ecotype Sweden linkage group LG14, RoL_Styp_1.0, whole genome shotgun sequence, one genomic interval encodes:
- the plpp6 gene encoding polyisoprenoid diphosphate/phosphate phosphohydrolase PLPP6 — MSSPKAKNPGRAGSGSPVLGGTNNGRFEFMSLTKPLSRSSTPPHLLQRQSSDGVTARLRASESPTRRRGSSSSTGSGAPEEDGIRLNPSLFRVALSSLLAIDLWLSKSLGVCAREDSSWGSARPLMKLIEVTGHGIPWLAGTAYCLYKSDSAAGQEVMLNLFMGLLLDLVLVGVVKATVRRRRPVHNRMDMFATFSVDRYSFPSGHATRAAMCGRFLLAHLVLAAPLRVLVLLWTATVGLSRVMLGRHNVTDVAFGFWMGYCQYNLLEALWLSPQSLQALLGYVA, encoded by the exons ATGTCTTCACCGAAGGCAAAAAACCCGGGCCGCGCCGGCAGCGGGAGCCCGGTGCTCGGCGGCACCAACAACGGCCGCTTCGAGTTCATGTCGCTCACCAAGCCGCTGAGCCGCTCGTCGACTCCGCCTCATCTTCTCCAGCGGCAGAGCTCCGACGGGGTCACCGCTCGGCTCCGCGCCTCTGAGAGCCCCACTCGTCGCCGCGGCTCCAGCTCATCCACCGGCTCCGGGGCGCCGGAGGAGGACGGCATCCGGCTCAACCCGTCGCTCTTCCGCGTAGCCCTCAGCTCGCTGCTCGCCATCGACTTGTGGCTGTCCAAGAGTCTGGGGGTGTGCGCCCGAGAAGACTCGTCGTGGGGGAGTGCGCGGCCCCTCATGAAGCTTATCGAGGTGACGGGCCACGGCATCCCCTGGCTGGCAGGAACCGCCTACTGCTTGTACAAAAGCGACAGTGCTGCTGGCCAGGAGGTCATGCTCAACCTCTTTATGG GTCTTCTCCTGGATCTGGTCCTCGTCGGGGTGGTGAAAGCGACTGTGCGGCGACGGCGTCCGGTCCACAACCGCATGGACATGTTCGCCACCTTCTCGGTGGACCGCTACTCTTTCCCGTCGGGCCACGCCACCCGCGCCGCCATGTGCGGCCGCTTCCTGCTGGCGCACCTGGTGCTAGCCGCTCCCTTGCGGGTGCTGGTGCTGCTGTGGACGGCCACTGTGGGGCTGAGTCGCGTCATGCTAGGGCGCCACAACGTCACCGACGTGGCTTTCGGCTTCTGGATGGGCTACTGTCAGTACAACCTGCTGGAGGCGCTCTGGCTCTCGCCTCAGAGCCTGCAAGCGCTGCTGGGATACGTGGCGTAA